One Kribbella sp. NBC_00662 genomic region harbors:
- a CDS encoding AraC family transcriptional regulator N-terminal domain-containing protein: protein MDLLDELRILIIRHTAGQRGNSVHLIDGVQVSRRDEPTELTASMAQPSVAIVASGVKLTMLNGVAYEYGAGQFLVTSLDLPVVGQALKATPDEPFTVVSLRLDPVEIAALLLDDAPERKSQYAGLVVSDATSDLLDPVVRLLRIADRPDDVRVLAPGIRREILWRLLSGEQGGLVRQIGLADGMLAHISRAISWIRNHHNEPLLVADLADLAGMSASTFHRHFRAATSMTPIQFQKQIRLQEARVLLRTQSLTAAEVGYRVGYTSSAHFTRTYHQAFGRTPGEDRTA from the coding sequence GTGGATCTGCTCGACGAACTCCGGATTCTGATCATCCGGCACACGGCCGGCCAGCGCGGCAACAGCGTGCACCTGATCGACGGGGTACAGGTCAGCCGGCGTGACGAACCGACCGAGCTGACCGCGAGCATGGCCCAGCCGTCGGTCGCGATCGTTGCCTCAGGCGTGAAACTGACGATGCTCAACGGCGTCGCCTACGAGTACGGCGCCGGCCAGTTCCTCGTCACGTCACTGGATCTCCCCGTCGTCGGCCAGGCGCTGAAGGCGACGCCGGACGAACCGTTCACCGTCGTCAGCCTGCGGCTCGACCCGGTCGAGATCGCCGCGCTGCTGCTCGACGACGCTCCCGAGCGGAAGTCGCAGTACGCCGGTCTCGTGGTCAGCGACGCGACCTCTGACTTGCTCGATCCCGTCGTGCGGTTGTTGCGGATCGCGGACCGTCCGGACGACGTGCGCGTGCTCGCGCCAGGCATCCGGCGGGAGATCCTGTGGCGGCTGCTGTCCGGTGAACAGGGTGGACTGGTCCGGCAGATCGGTCTGGCCGACGGCATGCTCGCTCACATCTCCCGGGCGATCAGCTGGATCCGCAATCACCACAACGAACCCCTGCTGGTGGCAGACCTCGCCGACCTGGCCGGCATGAGCGCGTCGACCTTCCACCGTCATTTCCGGGCAGCGACCTCGATGACACCGATCCAGTTCCAGAAGCAGATCCGCCTGCAGGAGGCCAGGGTCCTGCTTCGCACCCAGTCATTGACCGCGGCCGAAGTCGGCTACCGGGTCGGCTACACCAGCTCCGCCCACTTCACCCGGACCTACCATCAGGCGTTCGGCCGGACTCCCGGCGAGGACCGGACCGCCTGA
- a CDS encoding aldo/keto reductase, translating into MNRRILGATGISVSDVALGAMMFGAMGNPDHEDSVRIIHRALDAGINLIDTADVYSGGESEEIVGTAIRGRRDDVVLASKFGLPMGEDPNRRGASRRWIRQAVEASLRRLGTDHLDLYQLHRPDHDTDPGETLSALSDLVQAGKILAFGSSMFPAETIVEAQWTAERRGTHRFLTEQTMYSILTRRPEASVFPVAQRHDLGVLTFGPLNGGWLSGRANQASSHRASARPSSYDPSTPTGQAKAAAVAKLGPLAAEAGMTLPQLAVAFVRAHPAVTSVLIGPRTQDQLDSLLPAAELDLTDDILDRIDEIVAPGTELDPADNYAATPPAIEHAHLRRR; encoded by the coding sequence GTGAATCGCAGAATCCTCGGCGCCACCGGCATCTCCGTCAGTGACGTCGCCCTCGGCGCGATGATGTTCGGCGCGATGGGCAACCCAGACCACGAGGACTCGGTCCGGATCATCCACCGCGCCCTCGACGCGGGCATCAACCTGATCGACACCGCCGACGTCTACTCGGGCGGCGAGTCCGAGGAGATCGTCGGTACGGCGATCCGCGGCCGGCGCGACGACGTCGTACTGGCGAGCAAGTTCGGCCTGCCGATGGGCGAGGACCCCAACCGGCGCGGCGCCTCCCGCCGCTGGATCCGGCAGGCGGTCGAGGCCAGCCTGCGGCGGCTCGGCACCGATCACCTCGACCTGTACCAGCTGCATCGTCCGGATCACGACACCGATCCGGGTGAGACCCTGTCCGCGCTGTCGGATCTCGTCCAGGCGGGGAAGATCCTCGCCTTCGGTTCGTCGATGTTCCCGGCCGAGACGATCGTCGAGGCGCAGTGGACAGCGGAGCGTCGCGGTACACACCGCTTCCTGACCGAGCAGACGATGTACTCGATCCTGACCCGGCGGCCGGAGGCGTCGGTGTTCCCGGTGGCTCAGCGGCACGATCTCGGCGTGCTGACCTTCGGGCCGCTCAACGGGGGCTGGCTCTCCGGCCGGGCGAACCAGGCGTCGTCGCACCGGGCGTCGGCGCGGCCGTCCAGCTACGACCCGAGCACTCCGACCGGTCAGGCGAAGGCCGCGGCCGTCGCGAAGCTGGGTCCGCTGGCCGCCGAGGCCGGTATGACGCTGCCTCAGCTCGCGGTTGCGTTCGTCCGGGCGCACCCGGCGGTCACCTCGGTCCTGATCGGCCCGCGCACGCAGGACCAGCTCGACAGCCTGCTCCCGGCCGCCGAGCTCGACCTCACCGACGACATCCTCGACCGGATCGACGAGATCGTTGCACCAGGCACCGAACTGGACCCGGCCGACAACTACGCCGCCACCCCGCCGGCGATCGAGCACGCACACCTGCGGCGCCGCTGA
- a CDS encoding helix-turn-helix domain-containing protein: MAESSTPVSDLLLHPIRWRIVQRVLGRELTTTDLKRDLPDVPTTSLYRHVAVLIDAGFLTVVRERKVRGTTERTLSLDQTKVGRIDEREARAMTPEQHRQAFLMMLTRLAADFDRAVERGDLETRLPQLGYSQLAVYVDPADLDAIREGINAVLEPHLTASPGKDRVVLSFVALPDV; this comes from the coding sequence ATGGCCGAGTCATCCACTCCGGTGTCGGACCTGCTCCTGCACCCGATCCGCTGGCGGATCGTCCAGCGCGTCCTCGGCCGTGAGCTGACCACGACCGACCTGAAACGCGATCTCCCCGACGTGCCGACCACGTCGTTGTACCGCCACGTCGCCGTACTGATCGACGCCGGTTTCCTGACCGTGGTCCGCGAGCGGAAGGTCCGCGGTACGACCGAGCGCACGCTCAGCCTGGACCAGACCAAGGTCGGCCGGATCGACGAACGCGAGGCGCGCGCGATGACGCCCGAGCAGCACCGCCAGGCGTTCCTGATGATGCTCACCCGGCTGGCCGCCGACTTCGACCGTGCCGTCGAGCGCGGCGATCTGGAGACCCGGCTGCCGCAACTCGGCTACAGCCAACTGGCCGTGTACGTCGACCCCGCGGACCTGGATGCGATCCGCGAGGGCATCAACGCCGTCCTCGAGCCGCATCTGACGGCGTCGCCGGGAAAGGACCGGGTGGTGTTGTCGTTCGTGGCGCTGCCCGACGTCTGA
- a CDS encoding serine hydrolase domain-containing protein yields MSLTRRTVLKSAAAAVPVAALSTLPAAGATTREPVAIGRLADKIEAGMAKYAIPGVGLGLWYRGREYVRGFGVTSVDTNEPVSGDTVFRIGSTTKTFTATAIMRLVERGRVSLDRPVRAYLPDFRTADPSVAARVTVRQLLNHTAGWQGDYLEDYGDGDDALAKYVAGMTKVPQLTPLGKVFAYNNASLGVAGRIIEVVTGKPYELAARELVIDPLGLDHSRFFRSELGGFSVAASHNIVDGKAVVEPAFDAIPRSLQSIGGLISSARDQLRYARYHLGHRGLPHLLSDRSRLAMQSHPGPGGTLFVELNGVGVSWMLRPTAQGPTVVQHGGDWSGQHSGFLFVPRRDFAITLLTNSESGPLLVAELFADDWALQEFAGVNNLPAVPRELPPRRLAEYEGTYVSQQIGLDGKPEDLALDVTAHNGELVAGAGGQALLRLAFYRKDYVLALNPDGTPTHTRANFVRGAAGPVEWFRYGGRLFRHHAAGARATTARAANLRLLSR; encoded by the coding sequence GTGTCGCTCACCCGTCGTACCGTGCTCAAATCCGCCGCTGCCGCTGTTCCGGTGGCCGCGCTGTCCACCTTGCCCGCCGCGGGCGCCACTACCCGTGAACCGGTCGCGATCGGGCGGCTGGCCGACAAGATCGAGGCGGGGATGGCGAAGTACGCGATCCCTGGCGTCGGTCTGGGCCTGTGGTACCGCGGCCGCGAGTACGTCCGCGGTTTCGGGGTCACGAGCGTCGACACCAACGAGCCGGTGTCCGGCGACACCGTGTTCCGGATCGGCTCGACCACGAAGACGTTCACCGCGACCGCGATCATGCGGCTCGTCGAGCGTGGGCGGGTCAGTCTCGACCGGCCGGTGCGCGCGTACCTGCCCGACTTCCGGACGGCTGACCCGTCGGTCGCCGCTCGGGTCACCGTGCGCCAGCTGCTGAACCACACCGCCGGCTGGCAGGGCGACTACCTCGAGGACTACGGGGATGGCGACGACGCGCTCGCGAAGTACGTCGCCGGTATGACGAAGGTCCCGCAGCTGACACCGCTCGGGAAGGTGTTCGCGTACAACAACGCCTCGCTCGGGGTGGCCGGCCGGATCATCGAGGTGGTGACCGGCAAGCCGTACGAGCTCGCCGCGCGCGAACTGGTCATCGATCCGCTGGGTCTCGACCACAGCCGCTTCTTCCGGAGTGAGCTGGGCGGATTCAGCGTCGCTGCCTCGCACAACATCGTTGACGGCAAGGCGGTTGTGGAGCCGGCCTTCGATGCGATCCCGCGCAGTCTGCAGTCGATCGGTGGACTCATCTCGAGCGCCCGCGACCAGCTGCGGTACGCCCGTTACCACCTGGGGCACCGCGGTCTCCCCCACCTGCTCAGCGACCGCAGCAGGTTGGCGATGCAGTCTCACCCGGGTCCCGGCGGCACTCTGTTCGTCGAGCTGAACGGCGTGGGCGTCAGCTGGATGCTGCGTCCGACAGCGCAGGGTCCGACAGTCGTGCAGCACGGTGGTGACTGGTCCGGTCAGCACTCCGGCTTCCTGTTCGTGCCGCGGCGGGACTTCGCCATCACGTTGCTGACGAACTCCGAGAGCGGTCCCCTGCTGGTGGCCGAGTTGTTCGCGGACGACTGGGCGTTGCAGGAGTTCGCCGGCGTCAACAACCTTCCCGCCGTACCGCGTGAGCTGCCGCCGCGCCGACTCGCGGAGTACGAAGGCACCTATGTCTCCCAGCAGATCGGCCTCGACGGCAAGCCGGAAGATCTGGCGCTCGACGTGACTGCCCACAACGGCGAGTTGGTAGCCGGCGCGGGTGGGCAGGCGCTGCTGCGTCTCGCCTTCTACCGCAAGGACTACGTGCTCGCCCTGAACCCCGACGGCACACCGACCCACACCCGCGCCAACTTCGTCCGCGGCGCGGCCGGACCAGTGGAGTGGTTCAGGTACGGCGGACGTCTGTTCCGTCACCACGCTGCCGGAGCCCGCGCGACCACGGCCCGCGCTGCCAACCTCCGCTTGCTCAGTCGTTAG
- a CDS encoding VOC family protein gives MIIGLAIEDRPRSYAFYQEALGLTPVGEPDEDGIPEPLQFALAEDVRLMLIPTEGFGWVLGDQPAAPYGQSECILTVTVASEQAVDAQTAKAIAAGAVQVTAPIRKPWAYLATFTDPDGHLWMVTAND, from the coding sequence ATGATCATCGGCCTCGCGATCGAGGACCGGCCCCGGTCGTACGCCTTCTACCAGGAGGCGCTCGGCCTGACACCCGTAGGCGAGCCCGACGAGGACGGCATCCCCGAACCCCTGCAGTTCGCACTCGCGGAGGACGTCCGACTGATGCTCATCCCGACCGAGGGCTTCGGGTGGGTACTAGGTGACCAGCCCGCCGCGCCGTACGGCCAGAGCGAATGCATCCTCACGGTGACCGTCGCCAGCGAGCAGGCGGTAGACGCGCAGACCGCCAAGGCGATCGCCGCCGGAGCGGTGCAGGTGACTGCGCCCATACGTAAGCCCTGGGCGTACCTGGCCACCTTCACCGATCCGGACGGGCATCTGTGGATGGTTACTGCTAACGACTGA
- a CDS encoding RNA polymerase sigma factor, with amino-acid sequence MTLEDIYRQEWGQVVATLIRVTGDWELAEECAQEAFAAALQRWPVDGVPDRPGAWLTTTARNRAIDWMRREAVGAAKLRQVAALSYDDDPPYDVPDDRLRLMFTCCHPALAMEARVALTLRTLAGLSTAEIARAFLVPETTMSKRLTRAKQKIQHAGIPYRVPPAHLLPQRTPAVLAVLYLLFNEGYSDVVRSNLSGEAIRLARLLVQLLPEPEPTGLLALMLLHDARRNTRLADDGALVTLDDQDRTRWDHSQIKEGVDLLDSALDRGAPGPYQVQAAIAACHATARTAADTDWPQIAGLYARLPQTPVVTLNRAVAIGMADGPAVGLRLVQELAEGPLAGYHLLPATRADFLRRLERWPEAKTAYEEALELATTDAERLYLQKRLHEVSVRA; translated from the coding sequence GTGACGCTGGAGGACATCTACCGGCAGGAGTGGGGACAGGTGGTCGCCACTCTGATCCGGGTGACCGGTGACTGGGAGCTGGCCGAGGAGTGTGCGCAGGAGGCGTTCGCGGCGGCGCTGCAGCGGTGGCCGGTCGACGGCGTACCGGACCGGCCTGGTGCCTGGCTGACCACAACCGCACGCAACCGTGCGATCGACTGGATGCGCCGCGAGGCGGTGGGTGCCGCCAAGCTGCGTCAGGTCGCTGCGCTGTCGTACGACGACGATCCGCCGTACGACGTGCCGGACGACCGGCTGCGGTTGATGTTCACCTGCTGTCATCCCGCCCTGGCGATGGAGGCCCGTGTGGCGTTGACGTTGCGCACGCTGGCCGGTCTGAGTACTGCGGAGATCGCCCGGGCGTTCCTGGTCCCGGAGACGACCATGTCGAAGCGACTGACCCGCGCGAAGCAGAAGATCCAGCACGCCGGCATCCCGTACCGCGTCCCGCCCGCGCATCTGCTGCCGCAGCGGACGCCCGCAGTACTCGCGGTGCTGTATCTGCTGTTCAACGAGGGGTACTCCGATGTCGTACGGAGCAATCTGAGCGGTGAGGCGATCAGACTGGCCAGATTGCTCGTCCAGCTCCTACCTGAACCAGAGCCCACCGGCCTGCTTGCTTTGATGCTGCTGCATGACGCCCGACGCAACACGCGGCTGGCCGACGACGGTGCCCTCGTCACCCTCGATGACCAGGACCGAACCCGCTGGGACCACAGCCAGATCAAAGAGGGCGTCGACCTGCTGGACTCCGCGCTCGACCGCGGCGCTCCGGGCCCGTACCAGGTGCAGGCCGCCATCGCCGCCTGCCACGCGACCGCCCGCACCGCGGCGGACACGGACTGGCCGCAGATCGCCGGGCTCTACGCCCGACTCCCACAGACTCCGGTCGTCACCCTCAACCGTGCCGTAGCCATCGGCATGGCAGACGGCCCGGCCGTCGGCCTCCGGCTCGTCCAGGAGCTCGCCGAGGGACCGCTCGCCGGCTATCACCTCCTCCCAGCGACCCGAGCCGACTTCCTCCGCCGTCTGGAACGCTGGCCCGAGGCGAAGACGGCGTACGAAGAAGCCCTCGAGCTCGCGACCACCGATGCGGAGCGGTTGTACCTGCAGAAAAGATTGCACGAGGTGTCTGTGCGGGCCTGA
- a CDS encoding YciI family protein, translated as MKYLLMICGDPSGTEYANDGCGGWSEEMEARGVVAGGAGLRPPHEATTVRVRDDELLLTDGPFAETKEQIGGFVLIDCADLDEAIEIASKHPAAGYGTIEIRPVLEPPV; from the coding sequence GTGAAGTACCTGCTGATGATCTGTGGCGACCCCTCCGGGACCGAGTACGCGAACGACGGGTGCGGCGGCTGGTCGGAAGAGATGGAAGCCCGGGGCGTGGTGGCGGGCGGCGCGGGGCTGCGGCCGCCTCATGAAGCCACCACGGTGCGGGTGCGGGACGACGAGCTCCTGCTCACCGACGGGCCGTTCGCCGAGACGAAGGAGCAGATCGGAGGTTTCGTCCTGATCGACTGCGCCGACCTGGACGAGGCGATAGAGATCGCGTCCAAGCACCCTGCGGCCGGCTACGGCACGATCGAGATCCGTCCGGTGCTGGAGCCACCGGTGTGA
- a CDS encoding VOC family protein, which yields MTGRIVHFEVPYDDGERARTFYREAFGWKLLEMPEMNYTMVSTGPVNEQSMPAEPGFINGGMYRRSGELTRPILTVDVPDIDAAWKTIESLGGERVGEKLPVGDMGFAAYFKDPEGNVLGLWQTA from the coding sequence ATGACCGGACGGATCGTGCACTTCGAGGTGCCGTACGACGACGGCGAGCGAGCGCGGACGTTCTACCGCGAGGCGTTCGGGTGGAAGCTGCTGGAGATGCCCGAGATGAACTACACGATGGTGTCGACCGGGCCGGTGAACGAGCAGTCGATGCCCGCCGAGCCCGGCTTCATCAACGGCGGCATGTACCGGCGCAGCGGCGAGCTCACCCGCCCGATCCTGACCGTCGACGTCCCGGACATCGACGCCGCCTGGAAGACCATCGAGAGCCTCGGCGGCGAGCGCGTCGGCGAGAAGCTCCCGGTCGGCGACATGGGCTTCGCGGCGTACTTCAAGGACCCCGAAGGCAACGTCCTCGGTCTGTGGCAGACCGCCTAG
- the zwf gene encoding glucose-6-phosphate dehydrogenase codes for MPDRIQTIAYPAPGSRPSRRDPDPLAPHVIVLFGATGDLAKRKLLPGLAYLQQSRFTPDVRIIGTATEDLTSDEFRARAREAVETFGMHKLSDEQWSQFSETLDYVPVTAGPEALARAVKSAEEALGPDVRRLHYLSVPPKAAQSVIAMLRDADLVDRARVVMEKPFGDDLASAIKLNDFVHETFDESQIFRIDHFLGKEAALNILAFRFANGLFEPIWNRNFIDHVQIDIPESLGLDQRATFYEPTGAFKDMVVTHLMQVMSFVAMEPPTALEPRAISEEKNKVFRSMLPISPTDVVRGQYSGYRNEEGVAPDSDTETFIALRVEIDNWRWAGTPFFLRTGKKMAQGQRIISIAFKEAPKTMFPSGSGVGSEGPDHLTFDLADSSRVSLSFYGKRPGPGMRLEKLSMQFSTQETESAGDVLEAYERLILDAMRGDHTLFTTAEGIESLWDRSAHLLEDPPPVKPYQPGTWGPNAIHQLIAPRAWRLPFEREWRE; via the coding sequence ATGCCTGACCGTATCCAGACCATTGCCTATCCGGCACCGGGATCGCGGCCCTCGCGGCGGGATCCGGATCCGCTCGCGCCGCACGTGATCGTGCTGTTCGGGGCGACCGGCGACCTGGCCAAGCGCAAGCTGCTGCCCGGGCTGGCCTATCTGCAGCAGTCCCGGTTCACGCCCGACGTACGCATCATCGGCACGGCGACCGAGGATCTGACGTCGGACGAGTTCCGGGCGCGCGCCCGGGAGGCCGTCGAGACGTTCGGCATGCACAAGCTGAGCGACGAGCAGTGGTCGCAGTTCTCCGAGACGCTCGACTACGTCCCGGTGACGGCCGGCCCGGAGGCGCTGGCGAGGGCGGTGAAGTCGGCCGAGGAGGCGCTCGGCCCCGACGTACGCCGGCTGCACTACCTGTCGGTGCCCCCGAAGGCGGCCCAGTCGGTGATCGCGATGCTGCGCGACGCGGACCTGGTCGACCGGGCCCGGGTGGTGATGGAGAAGCCGTTCGGCGACGACCTGGCCAGCGCGATCAAGCTCAACGACTTCGTCCACGAGACGTTCGACGAGTCGCAGATCTTCCGGATCGACCACTTCCTCGGCAAGGAAGCGGCGCTGAACATCCTCGCGTTCCGGTTCGCGAACGGCCTGTTCGAGCCGATCTGGAACCGGAACTTCATCGACCACGTGCAGATCGACATCCCGGAGTCGCTCGGGCTGGACCAGCGCGCCACCTTCTACGAGCCGACCGGCGCGTTCAAGGACATGGTCGTCACGCACCTGATGCAGGTGATGTCGTTCGTCGCGATGGAGCCGCCGACGGCCCTGGAGCCGCGGGCTATCTCGGAGGAGAAGAACAAGGTCTTCCGGTCGATGCTGCCGATCAGCCCGACCGACGTGGTCCGCGGTCAGTACTCCGGCTACCGCAACGAGGAGGGCGTCGCGCCGGACTCCGACACCGAGACGTTCATCGCGCTGCGGGTCGAGATCGACAACTGGCGCTGGGCCGGTACGCCGTTCTTCCTGCGCACCGGCAAGAAGATGGCCCAGGGCCAGCGGATCATCTCGATCGCCTTCAAAGAGGCGCCGAAGACGATGTTCCCGTCCGGGTCGGGTGTCGGCTCGGAGGGTCCGGACCATCTGACCTTCGACCTGGCCGACTCGTCCCGGGTGTCACTGTCGTTCTACGGCAAGCGGCCCGGCCCGGGCATGCGGCTGGAGAAGCTGTCGATGCAGTTCTCCACCCAGGAGACCGAGAGCGCCGGCGACGTACTCGAGGCGTACGAGCGCTTGATCCTGGACGCGATGCGCGGCGACCACACCCTGTTCACCACCGCCGAGGGCATCGAATCGCTCTGGGACCGCTCCGCCCATCTCCTCGAGGACCCGCCGCCGGTCAAGCCGTACCAGCCCGGCACCTGGGGCCCGAACGCGATCCACCAGCTGATCGCGCCGCGCGCCTGGCGGCTCCCCTTCGAACGCGAGTGGCGGGAGTAG
- the cobF gene encoding precorrin-6A synthase (deacetylating): MREILVIGVGAGDPEQVTMQGVSALNRVDVFFVLDKGEVKQELVDLRSEILRRYATSKDYRVVVGRDPERDRTASAYVEAVDDWRRRRADVCAEMIASELGEDQVGAFLVWGDPSLYDSTLAILDDILARGELEFGVEVIPGISSVSTLAARHKVGLNQVGRPIQITTGRRLAAGWPEGVDDVVVMLDAQTAFTEHLDADIYWGAYLGTPDEILISGPLREVASEIEKVRAEARDRKGWIMDTYLLRRPR; the protein is encoded by the coding sequence ATGCGGGAGATTCTGGTCATCGGTGTCGGGGCGGGCGATCCGGAGCAGGTGACGATGCAGGGCGTGTCGGCGCTGAACCGGGTCGATGTGTTCTTCGTGCTCGACAAGGGCGAGGTGAAGCAGGAGCTGGTCGACCTGCGGTCCGAGATCCTGCGGCGGTACGCGACGTCGAAGGATTACCGGGTGGTCGTCGGCCGCGACCCGGAGCGGGATCGCACGGCCTCGGCGTACGTCGAGGCTGTGGACGACTGGCGACGCCGACGGGCCGACGTGTGCGCGGAGATGATCGCGTCCGAGCTGGGCGAGGACCAGGTCGGCGCGTTCCTGGTCTGGGGCGATCCGTCGCTGTACGACAGCACGCTGGCGATTCTCGACGACATCCTGGCGCGGGGTGAGCTCGAGTTCGGGGTCGAGGTGATTCCGGGGATCAGCAGCGTGTCGACGCTCGCCGCCCGGCACAAGGTCGGGCTGAACCAGGTGGGCCGGCCGATCCAGATCACGACCGGACGACGGCTCGCCGCCGGCTGGCCGGAGGGTGTGGACGACGTCGTCGTGATGCTCGACGCGCAGACGGCGTTCACCGAGCATCTCGACGCCGACATCTATTGGGGCGCGTATCTCGGCACGCCGGACGAGATTCTCATCTCGGGACCGCTGCGGGAGGTCGCGAGCGAGATCGAGAAGGTGCGCGCCGAGGCCCGGGATCGCAAGGGCTGGATCATGGACACCTACTTGTTACGACGGCCTAGGTAA